The Pseudomonas pergaminensis nucleotide sequence GATGATCGCCTTGGCAGTGCTCCACTAGGTCCTGCAAGGTATCGCGCAGTTGCCCCAGCTCCAGAATCTTCTGGTTCAGCTCATCGATATGCTGGCGTGCCAACGCCTTGACATCGGCACTGGCCCGTTGCCGGTCCTGCCACAGGGTCAGCAGCTTGCCGACCTCTTCCAATGAAAACCCCAGGTCCCGCGAGCGTTTGATAAACGCCAGCGTGTGCAAGTCGTCACTGCCATACACGCGATAGCCACTGTCGGTGCGGTGGGCGGCTTTGAGCAGGCCGATGGATTCGTAGTAGCGAATCATCTTGGCGCTGAGCCCGCTCTGGCGTGCGGCTTGGCCGATATTCATGGGCGTTGATCCTCCAGGTCCTTAGGCTTCCACGTCTTCAACAGTAAGGCATTGCTCACCACGCTGACACTGGAAAACGCCATCGCCGCGCCCGCCAGCACGGGATTGAGCAGGCCAAAGGCGGCCAGGGGAATGCCAATCAGGTTATACACAAAGGCCCAGAACAGGTTCTGGCGAATTTTCGCGTAGGTCTTGCGACTGATCTCCAGGGCTGCGGGCACCAGGCGCGGGTCGCCGCGCATCAGGGTAATGCCGGCCGCGTGCATGGCCACGTCGGTGCCACCGCCCATGGCGATGCCAATATCGGCGGCGGCCAGGGCCGGGGCGTCGTTGATGCCGTCGCCGACCATGGCCACCACCCCGGTTTTTTTCAACTCGGCGACGGTGGCGGCTTTATCGGCGGGCAGCACTTCGGCGTGCACATCGTCGATGCCCAGGGCGTGCGCGACCACACGGGCGCTGCCACGATTATCGCCGGTGAGCAAATGGCTGGTGATGTGCTGGACCTTGAGTTGTTCCACGGCCTCCAACGCACCGGGCTTGAGCGTGTCGCCAAAGGCGAACAGCCCCAGCACACGCGGTTGCGCACCTTGCTCGATCAGCCATGACAACGTGCGCCCTTCGGCTTCCCAGGCGTTGGCCGAGTCGGCGAGGTCGCCCGCGCTCAAGCCGCTTTCCTCCAGCAGGCGACGATTGCCCAACGCCAACTGCCGTCCCTCCAGCGTGCCGGCGATGCCGCGTCCGGTCAGGGATTGGCTGGCCGTCACGTCGGCCACGGGCAGCCCTTTTTCGTTGCACGCATCCAGCACGGCTTTGGCCAGCGGGTGTTCGCTGCCGCGCTGCAGTGCACCGGCGTGCTGCAACAGCAGCAATTCGTTGCCATCCACTGCCGCCAGGTGGGCAATTTTCGGCGTGCCGGAGGTGAGGGTGCCGGTCTTGTCGAAGACCACGGCGCTCACCTCATGGGCGCGTTCCAGGGCTTCGGCGTCCTTGATCAGGATGCCGTGGCGTGCGGCGACACCCGTGCCGGCCATGATCGCAGTCGGCGTGGCCAGGCCCAGGGCGCACGGGCAGGCGATTACCAGCACGGCCACGGCATTGATGATTGCGGTTTCCAGCGGCGCGCCATACAGCCACCAACCCACCAGGGTGGCCAACGCCAGCACCAGCACGGCCGGGACGAAGACTTGGCTGACTTTGTCCACCAGCTTCTGGATCGGTGCCTTGGCGGCCTGTGCGTCTTCGACCAAACGGATGATCCGCGCCAATACGCTTTCAGCGCCAAGGGCCAGGGTGCGCACCAGCAGGCGGCCTTCGCCGTTGATGGCGCCGCCGGTGACGGTATCGCCAGGCTGTTTCGGGACCGGCAGGCTTTCGCCGCTGATCAAGGCTTCGTCGGCATGGCTTTGACCCTCGACCACTTCACCGTCCACCGGGAAGCGCTCGCCAGGCTTGACCATCACCAGGTCACCGAGCTTCAACGCATTGATGGCGACGTCTTCTTCGCGCCCTTCAATGACCCGAATCGCCCGCTCGGGACGCAAGGCTTCCAGGGCGCGGATAGCGCTGGCAGTCTGGCGCTTGGCGCGGCTCTCCAGGTATTTGCCCAGCAGCACCAGGGCGATCACTACCGCCGAGGCTTCGAAGTACAGGTGCGGTGCCATGCCGGGGTGAGCGGTGAGCCATTCATACATACTCAGGCCGTAACCGGCGCTGGTGCCGATGGCCACCAGCAAGTCCATATTGCCGGCACCGGCACGCACGGCTTTCCAGGCAGCAATATAGAAGCGCGCGCCGAAGATGAATTGCACCGGCGTGGCCAGGGCGAACTGTGCCCAGGCGGGCAGCATCCAGTGCAGGCCGAAGGGTTCCACCAACATCGGCAGCACCAACGGCAATGCCAGCAGGATCGCCAGCAGCAGCGCCCAACGCTCACGCTGCAGGCGCTGGGCTTGATTGGCGTCGGTGGCGGTTTCGCTTTGGGGCAGGGTGGCGGTGTAGCCGGCTTTGTCGACTGCGGCGATCAGCACGCCGGGGTCCATCTGGCCCAGCACTTCAACATGGGCGCGCTCGTTGGCCAGGTTGACGCTGACGCGTTGCACCCCCGGCACCTTGCTCAGCGCGCGCTCGACCCGGCCGGCACAGCTGGCGCAGGTCATGCCGCCGATGGGCAGGTCAAAGGTGGTGGATCCATTCATGGGGCAGTCCTCCAGGAGACGTTGCCCGTAGGATCAACCTTGACCTGTGGGGAAGGTCAAGCGCCTTTAATATTCCAATGCGGCGGGCTTGAGGTACATGCCATCCGGGCCTTGGGCGATACGCAACTTGCGTACGTCACCGACCTTGAGCGTGATGTTTTGCGCGGGCGGTGCCAGCATCCCTGGCAGGCAGCCTGGGGATTGGCCTGGCAGCAGCTTCAGGCGCAAGGACAGGTTGCCCGCCGGCAGGTTGAAGGACGTGGCTTGTTCCTGGAACAGCCGGCCCGCCAGTTGGTCATTCAGGTACAAGCCGATTTCGCAGTTGGTCGGCACTTCCAGGCGTTCCCGGGAAATGATCAGCACCGCATAGTCTTCGGCGGCGATAGCCTGCGGCGCAGCGGCAGACAAGCTCATCAGGCCGAGAAGGGCAAAAAACGACCAGCGCATGGCGAATGCTCCGTGGTGTGAATCGAAGATAGGTGAAGCTTGGCCGACGACGCCAATGATTACCAGCCCGGCAGATATTCCCGTAACTTGACCTTGCCATCGTGGCAAGCTCGACACTGGGTCCCACCTCATCAAAGGAGTCATGTCATGCAAGTATTCAGCGTTAAAGGAATGACCTGCGGCCATTGCGTTCGAGCGGTGACCCAGGCAGTGCAGAGCCAAGACCCGGCGGCCAGTGTGAAGGTCGACCTGGCGGCAGCGGAAGTGGGCGTCGAAAGCCGCCTGTCTGCCGAGGAAGTGATCGAGGCGATCACCGAAGAGGGCTACAGCGCCAAGCTCGCCTGACGCGAACAAATAGTTAGCGAGCTATCGTGTTCAATGCACCCAAGCGCGGCTAGACTATCGGGCTGCCGTCTTACTTGGGTGCCCGATGAACCTTCGCATAATCCTGATTCTGGGTGCCTTGAGCGCCTTTGCGCCGTTGGCGATCGATTTTTACCTGCCGGGCTTTCCGGCCATGGCCAAGGCTTTCGCGACCGATGAAAAACACATCCAGCTGACTCTGGCGGTGTACTTCGGTGGCCTGGCCATCGGCCAATTGATCTACGGCCCACTGGCTGACCGCTTCGGACGACGCGGCCCGCTGCTCAGTGGTGTCACGCTGTTCACCTTGGCGTCCTTTGCGTGTGCCTTTGCGCCTTCGCTGGAGTGGCTGATTGCTGCGCGCTTTGTGCAGGCCCTGGGTGGCTGCGCGGGCATGGTGATTTCCCGTGCGGTGGTCAGCGACAAATGTGATGCGGTGGGCTCGGCCAAAGTGTTTTCCCAGCTGATGCTGGTCACCGGCCTGGCGCCGATCCTCGCACCGCTGGCAGGCGGGTTGATGGTCGGGCTGTGGGGTTGGCAGTCGATCTTCCTCGCGCTGTCGATATTCAGCGTAATGGCCGCCATTGCCGTGGCAGTCGGGTTGCCGGAAACCTTTCCGGCGCATCAGCCACGTCAGCCGTTGTCCGGGTCGCTGCGTCGCTACGCAGCATTGTTGTCGGACCGCGTCTACTTGGGGTACGCCCTGACCGGTGGCATCTCGATTGCCGGGATGTTTGCCTACATCGCCGGTTCACCTTTCGTGTTTATCCAACTCTACGGCGTGCCTGCCGAGCATTACGGCTGGCTGTTCGGTTCCAACGCTGCGGGCTTTATCCTGGTGGCCCAAGTGAATGCGCGGTTGCTGTCCAAGCGTGGCCCCGCGTTTCTACTGTCGCGCAGTGTGTGGGTCTACCTGTTGGCGGCGCTGACGTTGCTCGGCATTGCAGCCTTGCGCACCGATGCGCTGTGGCCATTGCTGGTGCCGTTGTTTATCTGCATCGCCAGCCTGGGCTGCATTTTGCCCAATACCTCGGCGTGTGCCATGAGCGGGCAGGGAGCACGGGCGGGTAGCGCATCGGCGTTGCTCGGTTGCATTCAGTTTGGCGTGGCGGCGGGGGCGGCGTCGTTGGTGGGGATCCTGCACGACGGCACGGCGATGCCGATGGCCATGGTCATCAGCTTGTGCGGGGTATTGGCGGTGACGATTGCGATGTCGACCCAGCGCCTGCAACGCAAACGGGCCTTGCAGGCACAGGTCTGAAGAGCGGTTCAGCCAGCGGCGGAGCGTTGCTGGCTGTTTGGAAAACGGTGGGGCGCCTGGATACGGGCTTGCAGGGTGTCGGCAAAGGCGCGGGCCTCGGCCTCGGTGCGGAAGGTGAACGCGTCCTGGTCGAGACGAACCTGCCATTTATTGCCTGCGGATTTTGCTAACGCTTTTATCAGGATCTTCATTGCTGACTTCCTCACGTAAAAGAATCGTGGCAAAGGCGGCCAATATAAACCCGAACACGCTCACAAATATGACAAAGGTCAACTCTCGGACTAATGGCACCGTCCATCACTCAGGTGAATAACAGACGGCGCCGACGCGTAGATTTCAGAACCCTTCCAGCACGATCTTGCCCTTGGCCTTGCCGCTTTCCAGCAGGGCATGAGCGCGTCGCAGGTTCGCGGCATTGATCACACCAAAGTGCTCACCCACCGTGGTTTTCAGGGTACCGGCGTCGATCAGTTCGGCCACGCGGTTAAGCAGGTTGTGCTGCTCGATCATGTCCGGCGTCTCGAACATCGAGCGTGTGTACATGAACTCCCAGTGCAGCGACAGGCTCTTGCGCTTGAGCTTGCTGACATCCAGCGCCTTGGGGTCGTCGATCAGTGCCAGCTTGCCCTGGGGTTGCAGGGCTTCGACCAGTTGGTCCAGGTGATGATCGGTCTGGGTCAGGCTGGCGACGTGGGTCACTTGCGGGTGACCGGCGGCTGTCAGTGCTTCGCTCAGCGGTTGGCTGTGATCGATCACCAGGTCGGCACCGAGGGCCTTGGCCCATTCCTGGGTTTCCGGGCGAGAGGCTGTACCGATCACTTTAAGGGCCGTGAGCTGGCTGGCCAGTTGGGTCAGGATCGACCCCACGCCACCGGCAGCGCCGACGATCAGCAGGCTCTGGCCTTCGTCTTGCTTGCCTTCACGCACGTGCAGGCGTTCGAACAGCAGTTCCCAGGCGGTAATGGCGGTCAGCGGCAGTGCGGCGGCATCGGCAAAGCCCAGGCTCTTGGGCATGTGGCCGACGATGCGCTCATCCACGGTGTGCAGTTCGCTGTTACCGCCCGGGCGCACCAGCGAGCCGGCGTAGAACACCTTGTCACCGGCCTTGAACAACGTCACTTCGCTGCCGACCGCCTTGACCACGCCGGCCACGTCCCAGCCCAGCACTTTGGCGGCGCCGTTTTCCGGGGCGACGTTCTGGCGCACCTTGGTGTCCACGGGGTTGACCGAGATGGCTTTGACTTCCACCAGCAAGTCGCGCGGACCGGCGACGGGCGCTGGCAATTCGATGTCTTGCAGGGCGTTGGGATCGTTGATCGGCAGTGACGCGTAGTAGGCAATGGCTTTCATGATGGCTCCGGAAAATGGCGGGTGATCAGGCGAGAAATTTCAGGCGCTTGAGTTCGAAGTGTTCGATGACATCGGCGGCCTTGGCGCGAAAGCTCTGGATGTGCGCGCTCTGGTCGTGGTCGGCCAGCGCCGCGTCGTCGCTCCAGCGTTCGAGCATGTAGAAGGTCTCGGGGTGTTGCAGGTCCTGGTGCAGGTCGTACTGCTCGCAGCCGGCTTCCAGGCGCGTGGGTTCCAGCAGGCCGCGCAGCAGGGTTTCCAGGGTGGCCTGTTGGCCGGGTTTGGCGATCAGCGTGGCAATGACGTTAAAGGCAGTGGACATATTCAACTCCAGGCACGTGATGAACGGGATGCACAGATGATTGGCTATTTTCCGCGCCGATAAAAGCGGCTAAAACAGCAGTCTGTTTCAATAAAATATTGATAATGAGTGGGAATGCATGCTGCGTTTTGATGATTTGCAGTTGTTTGTACGTGCGGCGGACCTCGGCAGCCTGTCCGCTGCTGCACGGGTCATGGACCTGTCACCGGCTGTCGCAAGTGCGGCGCTCAAGCGTATCGAGCAGCAATTGGGCACACGCTTGCTGGCGCGGTCTACCCGCAGCCTGCGCCTGACCGCTGAAGGCGACGGCTTTCTGGAATATGCTCGCGCTGCCTTGAGCTCGCTGGATGAAGGCCGACGCTTGTTGGCCAGTGGCCAGGACCATGTCAGCGGTGTGCTGCAGCTATCGGCTCCGTCGGATTTCGGGCGTAATCAGCTGCTGCCCTGGTTGGACGAGTTCCAGCGGGAGTACCCGCATTTGACCGTACGGCTGCTGTTGGGCGATCGGATTGCCGATCTGTTCCGCCAGCCGGTGGATATTGCCCTGCGCTACGGTGAGCCCGAGGACTCCAGCCTGATCGCGCTGCCCGTCGCGCCGGATAACGTTCGCGTGCTGTGTGCCTCCCCCAGCTATCTCGCGCGCTATGGCGAGCCTCGGCACCTGGAGCAACTGGCCCAGCACAATTGCCTGCTCTATATGCTCGGCAGCCGGGTCCACGATCATTGGACCTTCAGCGACGGTAAGCGCGAAATCAGCCTGACCGTCACCGGCGACCGCTTCAGTGACGATGCCGATGTGGTCCGTCGTTGGGCGGTGGCGGGTGTGGGCATTGCCTACAAGTCCTGGCTCGATGTGAGCACCGATGTGCTGGCGGGGCGCTTGCGTCTGATCCTGCCGGAGCTGCGTGGCGAGCGCACGCCGCTCAATTTGTTGTGTGCTCACCGTGCGCAGCTGAGCAAACCCATCAACCTGTTGCGAGAAATGCTTGTGTCCCGCTGTGCGACGTTGACCGCTCAGTTACCGGAACGATTGAGCGCGACGTAACGCCCTCCACCACAAGAGGAAATTTCACTCATTCCCTGTCCCTATCCGCGCTGTCAGACGCCGTGGAGCCGGCGGTTTGCGCCCCTATACTCTGGCGCTGACCTCAATGGGAAAATAATTCAACAGGGAGTGAAACGATGGAAGCAGCACCGTGCATCAGTCAGATCGCCAGCTTACTTGCTGAACCCAAACGCACTGCGATGCTATGGGCGTTGATGGATGGCTCGGCCAAGTCGCCGGTCGAGTTGGCGACACTCGCCGGGTTGTCAGCAACCTCTGCCAACGCGCACCTGGCGCGACTGACCGCCGGTGGTTTGCTGCGCGTAGAGGCCAGGCGTGGCAAGCGCTTGTTTCGCGTGGCGGCGCCGGATGTCAGCGCAGCCATTGATGCCCTGGCCAGGACTACTATGGCGTGCGCCGCGCGCAGCACGTCGGATAATTTGCCAGCCCTGGTCGCGCCGGCGTTGTTACGGCAGGCCCGGTTGTGCCACGGCCACCTGGGTGGAGAGCTGGGGGCGCAGTTGTATCAACATCTGCTGGAAGCGGGATGGATCGAGCGCCATGAGCAGCGTACCGATATCACGGTCAAAGGTGCGCTGTGCCTGGCAGGCTTGGGGATTTTCACCCAGGCATTGGCGTCGCCGCTGGTGTGCAACTGCTTTGACTGGAGCCAGCAGCAGCCGCATCTGGGCGGGGCGTTGGGGGCGGGGTTGTTGCAGTTGTTCTTGCAGTCGAACTGGATCAGCGTGATCAATGAGTCCCAGGCCTTGCAGGTCCATGCTATCGGACGGCAGGAAATCACCCGATTGGCCGTGCCAGCGAGGAGCTGACTGCGTAGGAACCGGCTGGCCGGCGATAGGATCACCTCGGTCATCCTGAACAACCCGAGGTGTCTGCATCGCCGGCAAGCCGGCGCTTACGGGATCACGGTTTGACCAGTCGCGCATCCAGGCTGTTTTGCGCCAGGCGTTTGGCCTGGTCCTGGGTCATGCCCAGCGAGGTGTACAGCGCGTGGAAGTTTTCGGTGACATAACCGCCGAAGTAGGCCGGGTCATCCGAATTCACCGTCACCTTCACGCCACGCTCAAGCATGTCGAGGATGTTGTGCTGGGCCATGTCGTCGAACACGCACAGCTTGGTGTTGGACAGCGGGCACACAGTCAGCGGGATTTGCTCGTCGATGATGCGTTGCATCAGGCGCTCGTCTTCGATGGCGCGTACGCCATGGTCGATACGCTGGATCTTCAGCAGGTCGATGGCTTCCCAGATGTACTCGGGTGGGCCTTCTTCGCCGGCGTGGGCCACGGTGAGGAAGCCTTCGTGACGAGCACGGTCGAACACGCGCTGGAATTTGCTTGGCGGGTGACCCATTTCCGAACTGTCCAGGCCCACGGCCACGAACGCGTCACGGAACGGCAGCGCCTGGTCGAGGGTTTTCTCGGCTTCGGCTTCGCTCAAGTGGCGCAGGAAGCTGAGGATCAAGCCGCTGGTGATGCCCAGTTGCTGCTCGCCATCTTTGAGCGCGGCGGCGATGCCGTTAAGCACCACTTCGAACGGTATGCCACGGTCAGTGTGGGTTTGCGGGTCGAAGAAGGGTTCGGTGTGGATCACGTTCTGCTCTTTGCAGCGCAGCAGGTAGGCCCAGGTCAGGTCGTAGAAATCCTGGGACGTGCGCAACACGTCAGCGCCCTTGTAATACAGGTCGAGGAACTCTTGCAGGTTGTTGAAGGCGTAGGCCTTGCGCAGGGTTTCGACGTCGTTCCACGGCAGCGCAATCTTGTTGCGCTCGGCCAGGGCGAACAGCAGCTCAGGCTCCAGCGAGCCTTCCAGGTGCAGGTGCAGTTCAGCCTTGGGCAGGGCGTTGAGCCAATCGTACATTTTCTAAATTCTCATCAGGTGCAATGGCGGCATTCTACAGCCCATGGCTGAAATAATTGGCAAAACCTGACCAGCAGGAGAGTTTTGCTTTTATTCATGCAAGGTTCCCGTGAACTAAGGTGTAACGAAACGTTAGCGGCTTGGCGCAGTCTGTACCCCATCAATGACTGATTTGCCGTACTAAAAGGCCCGGAATGCTCACATCCCTCAAGCAAGAAAAATTCATGCTGCTGGCGCTGATTGCCGCCATTGCCGCCTACCCATTGGAGCACTGGATGCTCCACAGCGGGCAAGTGGTGGCGCTGCTGGCGGGCGTGGTGCTGATTGGCTTCATCGTGGCGGCGTCGATGCGCGTGGCCCATCACGCTGAACAACTCGCGGAAAAAGTCGGCGACCCTTACGGCACCATGATCCTCACGCTCGCCGCTGTGCTGGTGGAAGTGGTGATCCTGGCGATCATGATGAGCAATGAGCCGTCGCCCACCTTGGTGCGCGACACCATCTACTCGGCGGTGATGCTCGACATCAACGGGATTCTCGGCCTCGCCGCGTTGATGGGCGGCATCAAGCATGGCGAACAGTCCTACAACGACGATTCGGCGCGAACCTACAGCGTGATGATCCTCACCGCCATGGGCGTGTCGATGGTGGTGCCGGAATTTATCCCCGAAGCCGACTGGAAAATTTATTCGGCCTTCACCATCGGCGCGATGGTGGTGTTGTACACCCTGTTCCTGCGCATGCAGGTGGGGCCGCACAGCTACTTCTTCAGCTACAGCTACCCGGAGAAACGTCGCAAGAAACAGCCGGAAGAAGAACAGGCGCAGCCGGTCAACCTGGCGTTTTCCATCGGCACGTTGGTGTTTGGTGTGATCGTGATCGGGGCGCTGGCCGAGGTGATGTCCAAAACGTTGGACCTGGGCCTGGAAGGCACGGGGGCGCCGCCGGTGATTACGGCGATTGTGGTCGCGGCCATTTCGGCAGCACCGGAGATTCTGACGGCATTGCGCGCCGCGTTGGCCAACCGCATGCAGTCGGTGGTCAACATCGCGTTGGGTGCATCGTTGTCGACGGTGATCCTGACGGTGCCGGTGATGGAGGCGATGGCGCTCTACACCGGCCAGCCGTTCCAGATGGCGATGACGCCGGTACAAACGGTGATGGTGTTTATCACGCTGATCGTCAGCGCGATCAACCTCAACGATGGCGAAACCAACGCCATCGAAGGGATGACCCATTTCGTGCTGTTTGCGACCTTTATCATGCTGTCGCTGTTGGGGTTGTAATCAGCCAGCGATCAACTGCCGCGCGGCCTGGGTGTGATCGGCGATCAGGCCTCTCAGGTCCAGGCCTTCGACCTGGCCGTCGATCACGCGCCATTTGCCTGCAATCATCACCCGGTCCGCACGGTCGGCGCCGCACAACAGCAGCGCCGAAATCGGATCATGGCTACCGGAGAAGCGCAGCTCGTCGAGCTTGAACAGCGCCAGGTCGGCCTGTTTTCCGACGGCCAATTCGCCGATATCCGTACGGCCCAGCAACTGCGCCGATCCTTTGGTTGCCCAGCCCAGCACGCCTTCCGGGGTGATCTTTTCCGCGCCGTAACGCAGGCGCTGGATGTACAACGCCTGGCGCGCTTCAAGGATCATATTCGACGCATCGTTGGACGCGGAACCGTCCACACCCAGTCCGATAGGCGCGCCTGCCGCGAGCAGGTCCAGGGTCGGGCAGATGCCGGACGCGAGGCGCATGTTCGAGCTTGGGCAATGGCAGATACCCGTGCCGGCGGCGCCCAGGCGCGCAATTTCATCCGGGTTGAAGTGAATGCCATGAGCCAGCCAGGTACGTGGGCCGAGCCAGCCGACGCTG carries:
- the cueR gene encoding Cu(I)-responsive transcriptional regulator; this translates as MNIGQAARQSGLSAKMIRYYESIGLLKAAHRTDSGYRVYGSDDLHTLAFIKRSRDLGFSLEEVGKLLTLWQDRQRASADVKALARQHIDELNQKILELGQLRDTLQDLVEHCQGDHRPDCPILKELASGSCCV
- a CDS encoding heavy metal translocating P-type ATPase, producing the protein MNGSTTFDLPIGGMTCASCAGRVERALSKVPGVQRVSVNLANERAHVEVLGQMDPGVLIAAVDKAGYTATLPQSETATDANQAQRLQRERWALLLAILLALPLVLPMLVEPFGLHWMLPAWAQFALATPVQFIFGARFYIAAWKAVRAGAGNMDLLVAIGTSAGYGLSMYEWLTAHPGMAPHLYFEASAVVIALVLLGKYLESRAKRQTASAIRALEALRPERAIRVIEGREEDVAINALKLGDLVMVKPGERFPVDGEVVEGQSHADEALISGESLPVPKQPGDTVTGGAINGEGRLLVRTLALGAESVLARIIRLVEDAQAAKAPIQKLVDKVSQVFVPAVLVLALATLVGWWLYGAPLETAIINAVAVLVIACPCALGLATPTAIMAGTGVAARHGILIKDAEALERAHEVSAVVFDKTGTLTSGTPKIAHLAAVDGNELLLLQHAGALQRGSEHPLAKAVLDACNEKGLPVADVTASQSLTGRGIAGTLEGRQLALGNRRLLEESGLSAGDLADSANAWEAEGRTLSWLIEQGAQPRVLGLFAFGDTLKPGALEAVEQLKVQHITSHLLTGDNRGSARVVAHALGIDDVHAEVLPADKAATVAELKKTGVVAMVGDGINDAPALAAADIGIAMGGGTDVAMHAAGITLMRGDPRLVPAALEISRKTYAKIRQNLFWAFVYNLIGIPLAAFGLLNPVLAGAAMAFSSVSVVSNALLLKTWKPKDLEDQRP
- a CDS encoding heavy-metal-associated domain-containing protein → MQVFSVKGMTCGHCVRAVTQAVQSQDPAASVKVDLAAAEVGVESRLSAEEVIEAITEEGYSAKLA
- a CDS encoding Bcr/CflA family multidrug efflux MFS transporter gives rise to the protein MNLRIILILGALSAFAPLAIDFYLPGFPAMAKAFATDEKHIQLTLAVYFGGLAIGQLIYGPLADRFGRRGPLLSGVTLFTLASFACAFAPSLEWLIAARFVQALGGCAGMVISRAVVSDKCDAVGSAKVFSQLMLVTGLAPILAPLAGGLMVGLWGWQSIFLALSIFSVMAAIAVAVGLPETFPAHQPRQPLSGSLRRYAALLSDRVYLGYALTGGISIAGMFAYIAGSPFVFIQLYGVPAEHYGWLFGSNAAGFILVAQVNARLLSKRGPAFLLSRSVWVYLLAALTLLGIAALRTDALWPLLVPLFICIASLGCILPNTSACAMSGQGARAGSASALLGCIQFGVAAGAASLVGILHDGTAMPMAMVISLCGVLAVTIAMSTQRLQRKRALQAQV
- a CDS encoding zinc-binding alcohol dehydrogenase family protein → MKAIAYYASLPINDPNALQDIELPAPVAGPRDLLVEVKAISVNPVDTKVRQNVAPENGAAKVLGWDVAGVVKAVGSEVTLFKAGDKVFYAGSLVRPGGNSELHTVDERIVGHMPKSLGFADAAALPLTAITAWELLFERLHVREGKQDEGQSLLIVGAAGGVGSILTQLASQLTALKVIGTASRPETQEWAKALGADLVIDHSQPLSEALTAAGHPQVTHVASLTQTDHHLDQLVEALQPQGKLALIDDPKALDVSKLKRKSLSLHWEFMYTRSMFETPDMIEQHNLLNRVAELIDAGTLKTTVGEHFGVINAANLRRAHALLESGKAKGKIVLEGF
- a CDS encoding putative quinol monooxygenase, coding for MSTAFNVIATLIAKPGQQATLETLLRGLLEPTRLEAGCEQYDLHQDLQHPETFYMLERWSDDAALADHDQSAHIQSFRAKAADVIEHFELKRLKFLA
- a CDS encoding LysR family transcriptional regulator, with product MLRFDDLQLFVRAADLGSLSAAARVMDLSPAVASAALKRIEQQLGTRLLARSTRSLRLTAEGDGFLEYARAALSSLDEGRRLLASGQDHVSGVLQLSAPSDFGRNQLLPWLDEFQREYPHLTVRLLLGDRIADLFRQPVDIALRYGEPEDSSLIALPVAPDNVRVLCASPSYLARYGEPRHLEQLAQHNCLLYMLGSRVHDHWTFSDGKREISLTVTGDRFSDDADVVRRWAVAGVGIAYKSWLDVSTDVLAGRLRLILPELRGERTPLNLLCAHRAQLSKPINLLREMLVSRCATLTAQLPERLSAT
- a CDS encoding ArsR/SmtB family transcription factor codes for the protein MEAAPCISQIASLLAEPKRTAMLWALMDGSAKSPVELATLAGLSATSANAHLARLTAGGLLRVEARRGKRLFRVAAPDVSAAIDALARTTMACAARSTSDNLPALVAPALLRQARLCHGHLGGELGAQLYQHLLEAGWIERHEQRTDITVKGALCLAGLGIFTQALASPLVCNCFDWSQQQPHLGGALGAGLLQLFLQSNWISVINESQALQVHAIGRQEITRLAVPARS
- a CDS encoding adenosine deaminase, with amino-acid sequence MYDWLNALPKAELHLHLEGSLEPELLFALAERNKIALPWNDVETLRKAYAFNNLQEFLDLYYKGADVLRTSQDFYDLTWAYLLRCKEQNVIHTEPFFDPQTHTDRGIPFEVVLNGIAAALKDGEQQLGITSGLILSFLRHLSEAEAEKTLDQALPFRDAFVAVGLDSSEMGHPPSKFQRVFDRARHEGFLTVAHAGEEGPPEYIWEAIDLLKIQRIDHGVRAIEDERLMQRIIDEQIPLTVCPLSNTKLCVFDDMAQHNILDMLERGVKVTVNSDDPAYFGGYVTENFHALYTSLGMTQDQAKRLAQNSLDARLVKP
- a CDS encoding calcium:proton antiporter, producing the protein MLTSLKQEKFMLLALIAAIAAYPLEHWMLHSGQVVALLAGVVLIGFIVAASMRVAHHAEQLAEKVGDPYGTMILTLAAVLVEVVILAIMMSNEPSPTLVRDTIYSAVMLDINGILGLAALMGGIKHGEQSYNDDSARTYSVMILTAMGVSMVVPEFIPEADWKIYSAFTIGAMVVLYTLFLRMQVGPHSYFFSYSYPEKRRKKQPEEEQAQPVNLAFSIGTLVFGVIVIGALAEVMSKTLDLGLEGTGAPPVITAIVVAAISAAPEILTALRAALANRMQSVVNIALGASLSTVILTVPVMEAMALYTGQPFQMAMTPVQTVMVFITLIVSAINLNDGETNAIEGMTHFVLFATFIMLSLLGL